TCGCTGATGAGCGGGGCTGGCAGCGGTAGCGTGCGAAGCAGTTCGATTGCTTGGTCGGCTGCCCTGCTCTGTTTGGCACGGTCGGCCGCTGGCATCTCGAACAGCAACGCCAGGTCTTCGCGCTGGCGCTGGCGCGCAAACGCTGCTAACTGGCGCCGGATGCGGCCGAGAATGCCGCGCGAAGATTGTCCGAGCGCCCGCCGCTCACCGAGATAGCGTTCGACAGCCTTGCGCGCCGATAAGCCCGCATGCCAGGCGTGCAGCACAGCCAGTTCGGCGGCATCGGGCAAGCCAAGTGGCGCGATGATCGCAGAATCAACGGGAAGCAGACGCGTTTTCATGAAAGGCAGTTTAGCGCTGCCATATAGCTATTGCGATAAGAAAGATTATCGTAATAGCCAGGATGGTAGGCTCCAGGCAAAATCTGAGGGGCATGTCAGCGGCTAATCCGACCACTCTGCTATTGCCTGCGGAGTCGACTGTTTTTGCTCGCCAGCAAAGGAAGCACTTTCAGCGCAATGTTGCGATGACGTTGAGCGCGCTCATGGACCGCTCCTTGTCGCGAAAGCAGGATAGTTGAGGATCAGACAGGTAGTGGTTGCATGGGCATACAGCTTGCCGTCGGGTCCGACGATGCGTCCCTCAGCAGTGGCGACCTGGCGCCCTACATGGATCACCTTCCCCTCAGCACGCACAAGCGGCACATCGCTGCTGAGTGCCCGGACCATGTTCACCTTGAGTTCGAGCGTGGTGTATCCCTTGCCCGCCGGCAACATGGTGTGAATCGCGCATCCAACGGCCGAGTCGAGGAGGGTCGCGAACCAGCCACCGTGCACGGTGCCGAGCGGGTTGTAGTGTCGACGTTGTGGCCGCCCTTGGAACACCGCCACGCCGTGCTCCATGTGGATGGGAATGAAGTCGAGTGTTTCGCCCATCGGCGCCGGTGGAAGCTCGCCAGCAAAAATCGCCTCGAAGATTTCCATGCCAGATCGTCCGGCGACCTGCTCCTGAGGGGCCGCATCGGCTTCTCTCAACCGGGCGCGTATTGCTACCTCGTCTGCCTTCCAAAGTTCGATGGTCTGGTCGACGGTCATTGGCAGTACCTCATCCTGAATCGGCTTGGGATCATCGGGGAGTGCGTGCACACCTTCCGCTTGCATCAGATGGACTCAGTAGCGCGAGGATCGTGTCGCGGCACACTGAGAGGATCTCATCTGCCAGCGGCGAATCGTCCGGGCAGGCACGTGACATGACGAGGGCGCCGACCGCGTGCGCAAGTATGTTGAGAGACTGCGCTCTTGCCTTGCCCGCCTCAGCACTGTCCACCTGAGAGCACCCAACATTGAGTGCAGCGAGCTGCCGCTCGATACCGGCCGCAAAGGTAGTCCGGACGGATTCTGGTTGACGTGCGGCATCCCCGCCTAGCGCGGCCAGCGTGCAACCGGTCGAGCGGCTGTCGCGATGCTCTCGGGAGAGATACAGCCGCAAGAATTCCGACATATCCACGCCGGTGGTCAGTTCGGCTGTCTTTGCGATGCTGCAGGCCGCCGACTCTGCCATCAGGTCAGCCTTCGACCCGAATTGCTTGTAAAAGCCGCCGTGAGTCAAGCCAGCGGCGGCCATCAAATCAGCAACGCCAATCCCGTCGTAGCCGCGCTCCCGGAACAGGGCGGACGCCGTCTCAACAACGCGCGCGCGGTTGGCCTGCGCCTGTGCTTTGGTGACCTTCATGTTTCGTCTGAGTGAATCCGTGTCTGCCTCGTGTTTCAACTATACATTGATGTCAACCATCATCAAAGTGTTGACACGTTAGATTATGATGATCATCATAAATGCCACTCCTACCTGTGAAAGACCGAACCAACATGACCGAAAAGACGCTTTTCGAACCGTACGTTCTGGGTAAGTTGACGCTCGCCAATCGCATTGTCATGGCGCCCTTGACTCGTAACCGCGCGGGTGCGGGTCTCGTGCCCAGCGCATTGGCTCCGACCTACTACAGCCAGCGCGCCTCTGCTGGCTTGATCATTACCGAAGCTACCCAGGTGTCGGCCCAAGCCCAGGGCTATCAGGACACACCCGGCCTGTACACGCCGGAGCAAATTGAAGGCTGGCGGGAGGTTACGGAAGCCGTGCACGCCAAAGGTGGGCTCATCTTCGTCCAGCTTTGGCACGTGGGCCGCGTCTCACATGTCGACGTCCAGCCGGGGGGTGCAGCACCCGTCGCGCCGTCAGCGATCCGCGCGGAGACCAAAACCTTCGTCAATAACGGATTTGTAGACGCGTCTGAACCACGCGCCCTGGAACTCGACGAACTACCGGGTATCGTGAACGATTTTCGCCAAGCAGCAGCGAACGCTATCGCTGCCGGTTTCGACGGCGTCGAGATCCACGCCGCTAATGGCTATCTGCTGGAGCAGTTCATCAAAGACGGGGCCAATCAGCGCGCAGATGCCTATGGCGGCTCGATTGAGAACCGCGCTCGATTGGTGCTCGAAGTTGTCACCGCAGTTACGAAAGAAATCGGCGCCGAACGCACCGGCGTGCGCATTTCCCCCGTTTCCCCCGCGAACGGAATCTCTAGCACTGATCCGCAGACACAGTATGAATACATCGTCTCGCAACTCAGCGCGCTAGGAATCGTCTATCTGCACGTTGTCGAAGGCGCGACTGGTGGTCCGCGTGATATCGCCCCGTTCGACTATGACGCGCTACGCCGGCAGTTCAAGCAGACCTATCTGGCCAACAACGGGTATGACCTGGAATCTGCCACCGTACAGCTGAACGATGGCAAGGCTGACTTGTTCGCCTTCGGCCGTCCGTTTATCAGCAACCCCGATCTTGTTGAACGCCTGAAGACCGGCGCACCGCTTACACAGATCAACCCGGCCACGCTTTACGGTGGTGGCGCTGCGGGCTACATCGACTACCCGACCATCTCAGGCTGAAGCACACCAGTGCCTGCGCCTTGCCACAACGACCCTTAAAAAAGGAAAGTACCCATGACCAGCCTTCCGACTGTCCTTATCACCGGCGCCTCCAGCGGCATCGGTGCCACCTACGCCAACCGCTTCGCCCGCCGTGGCCACGACCTCGTGCTGGTTGCGCGTGACAAGTCGCGCCTGGATGCCCTGGCAGCGCGTCTGCGCGAAGAATGCAATGTGGCCGTCGAAGTCGTAAAGGCCGACCTCACACACCCCGCCGACCTGTCCGCGCTCGAAACTCGCCTGCGCGATGACTCGCGCATCGGCGTCCTGATCAATAACGCCGGCATGGCTCAGTCGGGCAGCTTCGTCCAGCAGACCGCTGAAGACATCGAACGCCTGATCACACTCAACACCACGGCACCGACGCGGCTCGCTGGTGCGGTTGCCACGCGCTTCGCACAGTCCGGTGCGGGCGCGATCGTCAACATTGGGTCGGTGGTGGGTTTCGCCCCTGAGTTCGGCATGTCCATCTACGGCGCCACCAAAGCCTTCGTGCTATTCCTGTCGCAAGGCTTGAACTTGGAATTGTCGCCCAAGGGCGTCTATGTGCAAGCGGTGCTTCCGGCATCGACCCGCACCGAGATCTGGGAGCGCGCCGGCATTGACGTTAATAGCCTCCCCGAGGTGATGGAGGTCGACGAACTGGTCGATGCGGCACTGGTTGGCTTCGACCGCCGCGAATTGGTCACGATCCCGCCGCTGCATGTTGCAGAGCGCTGGGACGCGTTAGATGGCGCACGCCAAGGATTGATGTCGGACATTCGACAAGCACACGCGGCCGAGCGCTATTTGCCGCACGCCTGAGACTCACCCCTTCTTTCTCGAAACGCACGCCGTGGGCTATTTGCCGAGTACGACAGGTTACGGCGTTGCGCTACCGGCGGCATTTGTTTCACCCGTTGGAGTGGCGCTGCCGGTGCGCATGATGAAAGAAGAGCCGCTAACGACGCCGGTGATGGCTGTGCCAGGGCATCTCACCCTGTCGGCTGATCGAGCAGCCCGTCGCTCAGTTTTTCCCATCCGCATGGGGTCGACAGATGAAACCAATGCATCAAAGGAGCCATGACCATGACATTCAAAGCGCTTCTCGCAGCCAAGACGGGCGATGCAATTTCTACCACCTTGGTCGACTTCGACGAAGTCGACATGATGCCGGGCAACGTCACTATCGCGATTGAATATTCGGCGGTGAATTATAAGGACGCGATGGCGATCACTGGGCGCGCCCCGGTAATTCGCGAGCTTCCATTAGTTCCGGGCATCGACTTCTCGGGCATCGTCGAAGCATCGTCGGACACAAGATTCGCGGTGGGCGACCGCGTTGTCGCCAATGGCTGGGGTCTGAGTCAAACACATCACGGAGGTTTCGCGCAGAAGGCACGCGTCAGCGGCGACTGGCTGATCAAGCTGCCTGACGTGTTTTCGACGCGAGATGCCATGGCCATCGGCACGGCTGGATACACCGCAATGCTGTCTGTGCTCGCACTCGAGCACATGGGGCTGAGGCCTGACAAAGGTGATGTGCTGGTGACTGGGGCAAGTGGTGGAGCTGGGTCCATCGCTATCGCTTTGCTGTCCAAGCTCGGCTATAAGGTGGTGGCCTCCACGGGGCGCCTGGAGGAGACCAAGTACCTATGGGAGCTAGGTGCTGCGGAAGTCATTGATCGCCGCACGCTGTCGGAGCCTGGCGCACCGATCGCCAAGGAACGCTGGGCCGGCGCGATCGACTCCGTGGGAAGCCACACACTGGCCAACGTGCTGGCGCAAACGCGCTACCGTGGCGCCGTGGCGGCCTTCGGGCTCGCGCAGGGTGCAGACTTACCCGCTTCCGTCCTCCCTTTCATCCTGCGCAACGTAGCCCTAGCAGGCATCGACTCGGTCAACACACCGCAGGACGTCAGGCTGCAGGCATGGGAACGCCTTGCCACCGATCTGGATCTGGGCAAACTTGCACACGCGACACAGGTGATCGGTTTGACCGAAGTGCCTGGCATCGCCAACTCGGTACTCCGAGGCCAGGTGCGAGGTCGCACCGTTGTCAATGTCAACGCATAAAAAACGAAACGCAAAGGAGGCAATGATGACCAAGCCCGATCCGGAAACCCAATCGGCAATGGCCTATGCCGAAGCACCGAACAAGATTGTCAGGACAGAGAGAGGAGCATTCGCCTACCGAGAACTAGGCCCACACGGCGGAGTCCCTCTAATTCTGCTCAACCATTGGGGTGCAGTGCTGGACAACTTCGACCCTCGTATCGTAGATGGCTTGGCTCGCAAGCACCGCGTTATTGCCATTGACTACCGAGGGATTGGTCTATCTGGTGGCATCGCACCGGTAACCGTGGAAGAAATGGCCCGCGATACCATCGCACTGATCCGCACCATGGGTTTCGATCAGGTCGATCTGCTCGGCTTTTCGCTCGGCGGCTTCGTAGCGCAGGACGTGGCTCTAAAGGCACCAACTCTGGTGCGTAAACTCATCCTCACGGGAACCGGTCCCGCAGGTGGTCAGAGCATCGATCGTGTGGGTGCAATCTCTTGGCCACTGATACTTAAGGGCCTGCTGACGCTGCGCGATCCAAAGACTTATCTATTCTTTACCTCCACGGCCAATGGCCGGCAGGCAGCAAAGGCGTTCTTGCAGCGACTGAAGGAACGCAAGAACAGTCGCGACAAGGGGCCGACACCTCGCGCTTTCCTCCGTCAACTCAAAGCGATCAAGGCCTGGGGCCAGCAGAAGCCGCAGAATCTTACCAGCCTGCCGATGCCTGTCCTGATCGCCAATGGCGATAACGACATCATGGTCCCTACTGCGCTAAGCCACGACATGGCTCGCCGCATTCCCAACGCGCAACTCATCATTTATCAAGACGCAGGGCACGGAGGCATCTTTCAGCACTACGCAGACTTCGTACCCAAGGCATTGGAATTCCTCTCGCACAACGAGAGCAGCGCAGCAGCGCTGAAATGACCGGCAGCGAACAATCGGCGCGGTGTTCCAATGATTTCGAGCTGCGTCGTGATATCCAGCGAGTCATCTCTTCATAACCGTTCCTCCGGGGAACCGACTTCTCATCGCCGGCTGCCTGATCGCAGGAAGTAGGTCCGAGCCCAGTCAACGCCGCGCAAGACCTAATGCTTAGGGTCAGCGAGAGGCGCTCTGGCGATCTTCCAAAACGACAGGCGGAAACTGAAGTGCAGGCGGACACCGGCTCAGGCAAAGTTGCCGGAGGATGCACCAGTTCGCGGTGACCACCGGTCTGGCGAAGCCCGCGCCGACACCAGTCGGCACCGGGCAGAGCCGCGGCAATTCACGCATCGAACTGAATGACAAAACTCTGCAGCGAGACTGTTTGCGGAGATGCAAAGACGATCGGCGCCAACAGAAGAAGACCCCGGGCGATCGTCTGAGTCCCACTATCGCCCTTCGCTTTGATCGGCTGGCACCCTGCCTTCCATCACCCACTCGTGGATGGTCATCAACAGCCCAAGATCGAGTTCCTTTGAAGTTACAGCGCCGAAACGCCGGATCCACATTTCAAAGGCTTCCGCTTGTTTCGTCGAATACTGCAACCCGATAGCTTCAGATTTATTAAGCAAAATCCCCTCCAAGGCTTGTTGGCATTAAAAATTGGCGACCTATAAGACTCACAACCCAATAACGTGGAACCAATCTTTTTCGATGGCCAAATTTTTACATCATTATTGTTTCAAATAATCAGCCAATCTTTGGAACCACATTACTTCAATAAAATCACCGGTGACGACGAGATCTTGCTGATGCAGCGCGGAGAGAAATGCCCCTTTCCCATCCTTAGCGGAAAGAACAGAGAATCCAGTTCTCCCATCTCTGAATGTCAACGTAAATTTCGGATTTTTCGCCAGCCCAGAAGCCGACTTTATTCCTCCATTCTTTACCATGAAGTACCGTCCGCTCCCCTGCATCGTTCGGATCTGAAATATCAAATCCTTCCCCTTTACGTGGCTCACGCAATCGGGATTGCTTTTTGCCGCCCGTTGTAATAGCTTTGCCAGAACCAACAGAACGATTTTGAACCTGAACATGATCTTATCTTAAGCGTCTCATCAAAAAATTTAAGCGAGCGAAATCGACTACTCAGTCAAATCTACTCGTTCAGGAATTGTGTGGCGTGCATCAAGAAGCGCGACGGATACTGGAACTGAGCTGCGTGACCTGCGTCTGGATAGATGAACAATTGGGCGTTTGGAATGTTCTGCGCCATGTGCCAGGAGTTGATTGTCGGAACCATGATGTCATTCACGCCATTAAGAATGAATGTTGGCTGCTTGATCTCCCGCAAATGCACAAAAGGATCTTCGGGATCGAGCTTCGGCAAGTAATACATGTTTGCCTCAAGCTGAGCCTGCGTGACCTCTGGTGAACTAGGCGGATCTTGATCAACGCGCTCATGCCTACGCTTCCAGAAGTCGAGCCCAGCTTGTTTCGCCGCTTCTGACCGACCGAAGAATAGAAACAAGAAGTCCTCCACGGTGGGTACCGGACGCGGCGCCGCATCCATCACACCTGGGTCCATGTCAGGATTGCCTCCACGTGGCCCCGTCCCAAGAAGCATCAGCTTTCGCACCAGGCTAGGATGGCGTCGCGTCAGATCTTGAGCCTGAAAGCCGCCCAGCGAGAATCCTAGGACGTCAACTTTGCGAAGACCGAGCGCACGTATAACGGCGGCCGCATCATCTGCCATATCCTCAATTCTGGTGCGTGGCTTTCCAGAAGACGAAGCTATGCCGCGCCCGTTGTACAGGATCACCTCGCGCCCTGCGGCCAAGCCGTCCGTCATGAGTGGATCCCAATGATCCATTCCACCGCGGAAGTGTTGGAGGAAGAACAATGGCGGCTCACCAGTCGTACTGTTACCCCAACGGCGGTAGGCAAATCTGTTGCCATCGACTTCCACGTAATGCGTCGGGGCAGTGAGGTGGGTATAAGTCATGTCGGTCTTCCGGTATGAAGGGGAAAGAGTCGCACTGGATGAGGAAGTCAGGCGACAAATCCCATTCTTAAATTAACTTGATCCCCCTTTTTGCGGGCTCAGTAATGATTTGCACGCGAAAGGGAAGTTGAACTTCAGGCTATCGAGCAAGGAATTCCAGCGCCTTAGGAACAAATTCCGTGTAGTACTGAAAGATCCCACCGTGGCCAGCATCGGGATAGATGATGAGGCTGCTGTTAGGCAGACGCCGCGCCAGGTCTTCTGAATTCTTAGTTGGAACCATGCGATCGTTATCGCCGTTAACGATGAGCACCGGATTTTTGACAACTGATAGATCCTCTGGCTCCTTCAATCCCCAGACACGCAGCGCTTCCAACTGCGTCAAGAACGCAGATGTGGCGATCTCCTTGTCGCGATTTTCCGAGCGCTCCTTCAAACGCTCCAGGAATGCCTTGCCGGCCTCAATACCGTTCGGCGTGCGGGTGAAGAACAAATACTGCTTTGGATCCTGGCGGGTGAGAGCACCACGAAGAACGTCATAAAACGTTACGCCGGATACCGTGCTGATACCTTCACCGCCAGCGGGACCCGTGCCGGCGAGAATCATCTTGCGGACGAGTTGCGGATCTTTGAGCACGATTTCCTGCGCGATCATTCCGCCCATCGAAAAGCCCAACAGGTCGACCTGCTTGAACCCCATAGCTTTGATGAAAGCGATTGCGTCATCAGCCATGTCCTCGATCGAACTCGGCGTTGAACCGCTGGACGCACCGATGCCTCGATTGTCGAACGTAACAATATGGTGTTCGGCCGCGAAACCATCCACGACACGTGGGTCCCAGTTGTCGAGTACGGCCGCCAGGTGCGTAAGGAACACCACCGGCGTGCCGCCATGATTTTTTCCCAACTCTCGGTATGCGAAGTCGACTCCGCCAACCTTGATGGTTTGCGTTGGCACGTTCTTCCAGGTGACCGCCTGCTCTGGCTCCGCTGGAGAGGCCATCTTCGGACCGTCCGGCGGAGCGTCGGCTGCCGCTCCCGTCGTTGAAATAAGCGTTGCTGCCAAGGCGAATCCGAGCAGACTTGTCTTCAGTAGGTGATGCATGGCTTTGATTCCAGGTTAGGTAATTGCCAAAGGAGTGTTTTGTGGCCTCCGCCACTCGGAACTCCCGACAAAAAAATTCAGCACTTGCGATAAAGTTCTTGCTTTTGCCCGCGCTGCGTGGCCGGCATAGCGAGCATCAAAAGGAAAAGGGGCGGCAATCAAGCTCTCATGCGCTTGGTACGGTAGTTTCCCCAGCTGCTATTCACCAAACTTTTGAGAAATGCCATTAGGGCACTTTCGTTCGGGCGAGGGTTACCCCCCTCCGCGATACGCTTCAGTTGGCGCGTATACCAAAGGACCTCCATAATTCCCATGCGATCCACCGGCTTGATGCCAGTCTTGATGGGCCGCACGCGCTGCGAGCTGTCGCGTCCGTTTAGCAAAGCAGCCGGCGCATCAGGATCAATTGCCAATAGGCGAGCGACGCCAACGATGTCGAGTGCGCCTGAACTGAGCGCGGCGTTCATGCCCTCGGCCGTGCGAAAGCCCCCGGTCACCATCAGCGGCACTTGGACCTCAGCTCTGACCTTTTCTGCAAACTCCAAGAAGTACGCTTCGCGTGCCACCGTCGAAACTTTTTGCGGCTTTTGGAAGGCACCGCTCATGGCTGGCGCCTCATAAGTGCCACCGGAGATCTCGATCAAGTCAATGCCAGCCTCTACGAGCGCGCGGATAGTAGCCATCGACTCCTCTTCGGTGAAGCCGCCGCGTTGAAAGTCTGCTGAATTGAGTTTGATCCCAACCGGGAAATCTG
This is a stretch of genomic DNA from Ralstonia wenshanensis. It encodes these proteins:
- a CDS encoding helicase, with the protein product MFRFKIVLLVLAKLLQRAAKSNPDCVSHVKGKDLIFQIRTMQGSGRYFMVKNGGIKSASGLAKNPKFTLTFRDGRTGFSVLSAKDGKGAFLSALHQQDLVVTGDFIEVMWFQRLADYLKQ
- a CDS encoding PaaI family thioesterase produces the protein MTVDQTIELWKADEVAIRARLREADAAPQEQVAGRSGMEIFEAIFAGELPPAPMGETLDFIPIHMEHGVAVFQGRPQRRHYNPLGTVHGGWFATLLDSAVGCAIHTMLPAGKGYTTLELKVNMVRALSSDVPLVRAEGKVIHVGRQVATAEGRIVGPDGKLYAHATTTCLILNYPAFATRSGP
- a CDS encoding alpha/beta fold hydrolase, giving the protein MTYTHLTAPTHYVEVDGNRFAYRRWGNSTTGEPPLFFLQHFRGGMDHWDPLMTDGLAAGREVILYNGRGIASSSGKPRTRIEDMADDAAAVIRALGLRKVDVLGFSLGGFQAQDLTRRHPSLVRKLMLLGTGPRGGNPDMDPGVMDAAPRPVPTVEDFLFLFFGRSEAAKQAGLDFWKRRHERVDQDPPSSPEVTQAQLEANMYYLPKLDPEDPFVHLREIKQPTFILNGVNDIMVPTINSWHMAQNIPNAQLFIYPDAGHAAQFQYPSRFLMHATQFLNE
- a CDS encoding TetR/AcrR family transcriptional regulator, with protein sequence MKVTKAQAQANRARVVETASALFRERGYDGIGVADLMAAAGLTHGGFYKQFGSKADLMAESAACSIAKTAELTTGVDMSEFLRLYLSREHRDSRSTGCTLAALGGDAARQPESVRTTFAAGIERQLAALNVGCSQVDSAEAGKARAQSLNILAHAVGALVMSRACPDDSPLADEILSVCRDTILALLSPSDASGRCARTPR
- a CDS encoding alpha/beta fold hydrolase translates to MTKPDPETQSAMAYAEAPNKIVRTERGAFAYRELGPHGGVPLILLNHWGAVLDNFDPRIVDGLARKHRVIAIDYRGIGLSGGIAPVTVEEMARDTIALIRTMGFDQVDLLGFSLGGFVAQDVALKAPTLVRKLILTGTGPAGGQSIDRVGAISWPLILKGLLTLRDPKTYLFFTSTANGRQAAKAFLQRLKERKNSRDKGPTPRAFLRQLKAIKAWGQQKPQNLTSLPMPVLIANGDNDIMVPTALSHDMARRIPNAQLIIYQDAGHGGIFQHYADFVPKALEFLSHNESSAAALK
- a CDS encoding SDR family NAD(P)-dependent oxidoreductase codes for the protein MTSLPTVLITGASSGIGATYANRFARRGHDLVLVARDKSRLDALAARLREECNVAVEVVKADLTHPADLSALETRLRDDSRIGVLINNAGMAQSGSFVQQTAEDIERLITLNTTAPTRLAGAVATRFAQSGAGAIVNIGSVVGFAPEFGMSIYGATKAFVLFLSQGLNLELSPKGVYVQAVLPASTRTEIWERAGIDVNSLPEVMEVDELVDAALVGFDRRELVTIPPLHVAERWDALDGARQGLMSDIRQAHAAERYLPHA
- a CDS encoding alkene reductase, whose product is MTEKTLFEPYVLGKLTLANRIVMAPLTRNRAGAGLVPSALAPTYYSQRASAGLIITEATQVSAQAQGYQDTPGLYTPEQIEGWREVTEAVHAKGGLIFVQLWHVGRVSHVDVQPGGAAPVAPSAIRAETKTFVNNGFVDASEPRALELDELPGIVNDFRQAAANAIAAGFDGVEIHAANGYLLEQFIKDGANQRADAYGGSIENRARLVLEVVTAVTKEIGAERTGVRISPVSPANGISSTDPQTQYEYIVSQLSALGIVYLHVVEGATGGPRDIAPFDYDALRRQFKQTYLANNGYDLESATVQLNDGKADLFAFGRPFISNPDLVERLKTGAPLTQINPATLYGGGAAGYIDYPTISG
- a CDS encoding alpha/beta fold hydrolase, which encodes MHHLLKTSLLGFALAATLISTTGAAADAPPDGPKMASPAEPEQAVTWKNVPTQTIKVGGVDFAYRELGKNHGGTPVVFLTHLAAVLDNWDPRVVDGFAAEHHIVTFDNRGIGASSGSTPSSIEDMADDAIAFIKAMGFKQVDLLGFSMGGMIAQEIVLKDPQLVRKMILAGTGPAGGEGISTVSGVTFYDVLRGALTRQDPKQYLFFTRTPNGIEAGKAFLERLKERSENRDKEIATSAFLTQLEALRVWGLKEPEDLSVVKNPVLIVNGDNDRMVPTKNSEDLARRLPNSSLIIYPDAGHGGIFQYYTEFVPKALEFLAR
- a CDS encoding acrylyl-CoA reductase (NADPH), whose protein sequence is MTFKALLAAKTGDAISTTLVDFDEVDMMPGNVTIAIEYSAVNYKDAMAITGRAPVIRELPLVPGIDFSGIVEASSDTRFAVGDRVVANGWGLSQTHHGGFAQKARVSGDWLIKLPDVFSTRDAMAIGTAGYTAMLSVLALEHMGLRPDKGDVLVTGASGGAGSIAIALLSKLGYKVVASTGRLEETKYLWELGAAEVIDRRTLSEPGAPIAKERWAGAIDSVGSHTLANVLAQTRYRGAVAAFGLAQGADLPASVLPFILRNVALAGIDSVNTPQDVRLQAWERLATDLDLGKLAHATQVIGLTEVPGIANSVLRGQVRGRTVVNVNA